The genomic DNA TGAGTAACCTGTCCCGAAGTGAAGTCGTAAGCGCGCCGGGATACCGGCACAAAAAAACGCCCCGGAGGTAACTCCGGGGCGTTGTCTTTTCAGACGTGCTCAGTCAGGCGTGTCAGCCCTTGAGCGCCGCGTGAGCGGCCGCCAAGCGGGCGATCGGCACCCGATACGGACTGCAGCTCACATAGTTCAGACCGGTCTTGAAGCAGAACTTCACCGACTCGGGATCGCCACCCTGTTCGCCGCAGATGCCGACCTTCAGGTGCTTCTTGGTCTGACGGCCCTTTTCCACCGACATCTTGATCAACTGGCCCACGCCATCCTGATCAATCGTCTGGAAGGGATCGGCCGCAACGACCTTCTGTTCCAGGTATTCGCCCATGAATCCGCCGATATCATCACGGCTGAATCCGAACGTCATCTGGGTCAGGTCATTGGTTCCGAAGGAGAAGAAGTCGGCTTCCTGCGCCATACGGTCCGCCAGGAGCGCCGCACGCGGAATCTCGATCATCGTCCCGAATAAGTAGGGGATGGCGTCGATCTTCTTACGTGCAATCACATCCTCGTAGACAGCTACGACAATGGCCTTCTGATGCTTCAACTCGTTGATGTCGCAGGTGACCGGGATCATGATCTCGGGCTGGCATTTCTTGCCGCTCTTGATCAGTTCCGCCGCTGCCTCGAAGATGGCGCGGATCTGCATTTCCGTGATTTCGGGATAGGTGATGCCTAAACGCACACCACGGTGTCCCATCATCGGGTTGGATTCATGCAGGGCCTCGCCACGGGCTTTGACTTCCTTGGGCGAAATGCCGAGGCTGACGGCCAGTTCCTTCTGCTTGGCCGGGCTCTGGGGCACGAATTCATGCAGGGGCGGGTCCAACAGCCGAACGGTGACCGGCAGGCCGTCCATGGCCGCCAGGGTCGCCTTGATGTCACTCTTCACAAAGCGGAAGAGTTTCTTCAAGACCGACACCCGTTCTTCCGCTGACTTGCTCAGGATCATTTTTCGGAGCAGGAAGAGAGGCTCATCGCATCCCTTGCCGTAGAACATGTGCTCGGTCCGGAACAAGCCGATCCCCTCGGCGCCGAAGGCGCGGGCCTTGCGGGCATCCTCGGCGGTTTCCACATTGGCGCGGACGCCCATCGTGCGGAACTTGTCCACCAGCTGCATGAACTTCTGGAAGCGGGGATTCTCGGAATTGTCCACCAAGGCCACCTTGCCGTTGAAGACGGTGCCGCGGCTCCCGTTCAGGGTCACCACTGCGCCTTCTTTCAACACCACATTGCCAACGGTGAGCTTCTTCGCGTGCACATCCACGTGCAGGCCGCTCGCGCCGACAATACAGCACTTGCCCCAGCCGCGGGCCACCAGGGCCGCATGACTGGTCATGCCGCCGCGGGCGGTCAGAATGCCCATGGCGGCGCGCATGCCTTCCACGTCTTCGGGGTTGGTCTCTTCACGAACCAGGATCACGGTCTTGCCGGCCTTGGCCTGTTTCACCGCCTCGGTGGAGGTGAACACGATCTGGCCGCAGGCGCCGCCGGGTCCGGCTGGCAGGCCCTTGCAGAGCGCCTTGAGGGTCTGCTCCGCCTTGGGATCCACCACCGGGTGCAGAAGCTCGTCCAGCTGCTGGGGTTCCAGACGCAGGACGGCGGTTTTCTCGTCGATCAGCTTTTCGGCGAGCATGTCCATGGCCATGTTCAGCGCGGCGGTGCCGGTGCGTTTGCCGTTACGGCATTGCAGCATGAACAATTTGCCTTCCTGGATCGTGAACTCAATGTCCTGCATATCCTTGTAATGCTTCTCAAGCGTCTCGCGGATCTTGCAAAGCTGCTTGTAGATCGGCGGCATCTGACCTTCCAGTGAAAGCAGGTGCTTGTTCTGGTCGTTCTTGGTGTCGTCATTCAGCGGACTGGGGGTGCGGGTACCCGCCACCACGTCTTCGCCCTGGGCGTTGATCAGCCATTCGCCGTAGAATTTGTTCTCGCCGGTGGCGGGATTGCGGGTGAACGCCACGCCGGTGGCGGACGAATCGCCCATGTTGCCGAACACCATGGCCTGAACGTTGACGGCGGTACCCCACTCATCCGGAATGCCTTCGATGCGGCGATAGGAGATGGCGCGCTTGCCGTTCCAGCTCTTGAACACGGCCCCGACGCCGCCCCACATCTGATCCATCGGATCATCCGGGAACGCCTTGCCCAGCACCTTTTTGACGCGCTCCTTGAATTTCTCGCACAACCCCTTCAGGTCTTCGGTGGTCATGTCGGTATCGGACTTGTAGCCCTTCTTGGCCTTGAGCTCGTGCATGATGCCTTCAAGCTGCATGCGGATGCCCTTGCCTTCGGCGGGTTCGACGCCTTCAGACTTCTCCATCACCACGTCAGAGTACATCATGATCAGGCGGCGGTAGGAGTCGTACACGAAACGCTCATTGCCGGTCTTGGAGATCAGGCCGGGAATGGTCTTGGTGCAAAGGCCGACGTTCAACACGGTTTCCATCATGCCCGGCATGGATTTGCGGGCGCCCGAACGGCAGGACAGCAGAAGGGGATCCTTGACGTCACCGAACTTCATGCCCATGTCGGTTTCCACCTGGCGCAGGGCCACTTCCACTTCCGTGGCGAGGCTCTTGGGGAAGCGGGACTTGTTCGCAAAGAAATCCACACAGCATTCCGTGGACACCGTAAAGCCTGCCGGCACGGGAAGTCCAAGATGACACATTTCCGCAAGGTTTGCACCCTTGCCGCCCAACAGGTTCTTATCACTGGCTCCGCCCTCGGTTTTACCGCGGCCGAAACTATACACATACTTTTTATCACTCGTCGCTGCCATTACCGTTACTCCTCTTTATTTTGACTCGCGGCGCAACTTGCGACGCGAAACTACCACTAATTTACTGCTTAAAAACAGAGATCGATCCTAATATGCCGTTACAGTGTCCCTTAAAATCAAAACTTCGGCAAAGTTCGGCCACGAAATGAGTATCGTGACAGGGGCTCGCCGGATGCCTGCAGAATTGCAGACTGGACAACCGAACGTGAATCGCTACCATTAACCGTTCCAATATATGGAAGGTAAAGGTTCTCCGCAAGGGGTTTCTTGTAGATTTTTGAAGAAAATAATGAAAAAGGGAGTCGTTCTGTGAGCAAAGCAATTGAGGTCGTGGCAAATACTATTCGTGGTCTGGCAATGGATGGCGTGCAAAAAGCAAACTCAGGGCATCCGGGAATGCCGATGGGGATGGCGGATGTGGCGGCCGTACTGTTCATGAACCACCTGAACCATTGCCCGTCCCGCCTCGACTGGCCGAATCGCGACCGGTTTGTGCTGTCCGGCGGCCATGGGTCCATGTTGCTGTACAGCATGCTCCACCTGACGGGCTATGATCTGCCGCTCAGCGAGCTCGCCCAATTCCGCCAGTGGGGCAGCAAAACCCCCGGGCATCCTGAGTATGGTCACACCGCCGGCGTCGAAGCCACCACCGGTCCGCTGGGGCAGGGGTGCGCGATGGCCACCGGGATGGCACTGGCGGAACGCATGATGGCCGCCCGCTTCAATTCCGGCGCCTTTGCCCCGGTGGATCACCACACGTTTGTCTTCTGCGGTGATGGCGATCTCATGGAAGGGATCTCGCACGAGGCCTTTTCGCTGGCCGGCCACCTCGGGCTGAACAAGCTGGTCGTGTTCTATGATAGCAACCGGATCACCATCGAGGGCGGCACCTCCCTGTCCTACAGTGACGATGTGCGCAAACGGTTTGTCGGGTACAAGTGGAATGTGCTGGAGATCGACGGGCACAATATGGATGAGATCGAGAAGGCCATTGTGGCGGCCAAGGCTGAGAAAGACCGGCCCACCTTGATCATCACCAATACCCACATTGCCCAGGGATCCCCGAATTTACACGATTCCCACAAGGCGCATGGCGAACCGCTGGGCGTGGCGGAAGTCAAGGCCACCAAGAAGGCCCTGGGGCTACCGGAAGACAAGGATTTCTACGTGCCGGATCAGGTGCGGGAGCTGTTTGCAGTCCGCGCCCGTGAGCTGGAGGCCAAGGTGGTGGCCTGGGAGGCCGATTACAAGAAGTACGCCGCCGCCTATCCGGAGCTGGCCAAAACCTGGCAGGACTGCACGAAGCAGGAGCTGCCGGCGGATCTTGAGAAACTCATGCCGACCTTTGAAAAGCCTGAGGCGACCCGTGTCTCCTCGGGTAAAGTGATGCAGGTCCTGGCCAAGACGATGCCCTGGTTCGTGGGGGGCGCGGCCGACCTGGCGCCCAGCACCAAGACCTTCCTGGAGGGAATGGGCTCGGTGTTGCCCGGCAAGTTTGAGGGACGCAATCTGCATTTCGGGGTACGCGAGCTCGGGATGTCGGGCGTGATGAACGGTCTGCAGTTGCATGGCGGCTTCCGGGTGTTCGGCGCCACGTTCTTCGTGTTCTCCGATTATTGCCGGCCTACCATCCGCGTGGCCGCCCTGATGAGCCTGCCGACGATCTATGTGTTCACGCATGACAGCTTTTATGTCGGCGAAGACGGTCCGACGCATGAGCCCGTCGAGCAGCTCGCCAGCTACCGCTGTATGCCCAATGTATCGGTGATTCGTCCGGCCGATCCCACGGAGACGGTGTCCGCCTGGATTGCGGCGCTGAAAAACAAATCCGGTCCGACGGTGCTGTTGCTGACCCGCCAGAACCTGCCGGTGCTGGACCGCAAGGTCTATCCCGCGGCCTCGAACCTGGAGAAGGGCGCCTATGTGCTCTGGCAAAGCGCTGAAGGCACACCCGACTTGATTCTGATTGGAACGGGCTCCGAGGTCAGCCTGGCGCTGGAGGCCGCAAAGGAAGTGGCCAAGGGCGGCAAGATCGTCCGGGTGGTCAGCATGCCGTCCTGGGATCTTTTCGAGAAGCAGAGTGCCGAGTATCGGGCGCAGGTGCTGCCGGCGGACTGCAAAAAACGCCTGGCGATCGAAGCCGGTTGCTCCATGGGCTGGGCCAAGTATGTGGGGTGCAAGGGGCGGACCCTGAGCCTGGATACCTTCGGTGCTTCGGCGCCCGCGCAGGTGCTGGCCGAGAAATTCGGCTTTACCACTGCCAATGTGGTGAAACTGGCGAAAGAAGTGCTGGGATAAGAGTAGGTTTGTCACGGGTTACCGGGAGTCAACTCCCCGGTAACCCTTTTTTTGGCTCGACAATCACCTGATTATCAGATTATTATGTCCTTATGAATTACCTGGCTGTAAAAGATCTGAAAGCGCCGAAACGGGTTCGCGAAACCCTCGCCGCCTATGGCACGGCCCTGGTGACGAATAATGGCAAACCCATGGCGATGCTGGTGGACCTGGCTGAGGGGGAGAATCCCGATCAACTGGCCGAAGCGATCCGGTTGGCGCGCGCGCATCTGGCACTCTCCGACCTGCGTACGGCGAGCCGCCGCAAGGGAACGGACGCGATGACGCTCGACGAGATCAATGGCGAGATTCAGGCCGCCCGTAAAACCCGCCGCCGGGCCATTCCATGATCGCTGCTGTGTTTGATACCAACGTGGTGATCTCGGGCGTCCTTTCCCCTAATGGATCCCCGGGCAAACTCCTCAATGCGGTTCTCGACGGACTCTGTCAGCCGGTAGTGACCGACAGCGTTCTCGCTGAATATGAAGTCGTGCTGAGCCGCCCGAAATTCGGGTTTCCATCGTCCCGTATCCATTCGTTGCTCGATGCCATCCGGTCACGTGCGGTTTTCGCCCCGTTCGCGCCGGTGATGAATGCAGGATCCTTGCCCGATGCCGATGACGTCATTTTTATCGAAGCGGCTTTCGGTCTGAATGTTCCGATCGTCACCGGCAATGCCAAGCATTTCCCTAAACAGGTCGTAAAGCATATCCCCATCCTCTCGCCTGCCGAATTCCTCACCCGGTTTTACGGAGCCTGATAAAGACGGCTCGGCAGGGACGCCTCGCCCTACCTGAAAAAATCACGTATGCTTGAACTAGTAATTGGGTAGGGCGAACCGTCCCGGTGAGCCGCCGCGTCCGGTTAATGCGGGTTCTTGAGTAATACGTTCGGGTGGCGTATATAAGGACCCATCTACAAAGGAGGCGACATGAACACCCTGCGCAGTTCGGCTTTAATCTCGATTTTTGCCCTTTCACTTCTTCCCGCGCTTCATGCCCAACCCGGGCAACCTGATCCTGACCGTGAATCCCTGCGGAGCCAGGCCCGGAAGCAATCGCAGCAGGGGAATTACAAGGAGGCCCTTGAGGCATTCATATCCCTTGCAACCGATTCCCTGGAAACCCCGGGGCTCGTGGGAAGTGACCTGCAAAGCGCCGTGGACTCCATGGGCGCACTCAACCGGATCAAGGAAGCGGATGCGTTTCTCGAGAAGGTCGTGGAGATCCACTCCAATAACTGGATGGCGTTGGCGGCGGCGGCGAGGTGCCTGTCCCAGGGGGATCATAACGGAACGATCGTGGCGGGTACCTTCGAACGGGGGCCGCACCGGGGCCAGGGCCGTTATGTCAGCTCGGAGGAGCGCGATCGCATCCGGGCCTTGCAATGGATGGTCAAGGCCATGACGCTCATAGAAGGGTTGGCCCGTTCCCCGGGGGGAGAGGCGGGGGCTTTCTATGAGGAATTTGCCCGCATGCTGATGGGCGCCCGGGGCTATCAGGACGCCTGGCGGCTCCAGGTCCTGAGCGATCTGACGGTCCTGCCGGATTACGAGGAGGGTCATATTTACTGGCGAAGCCGGGGCGAAACCCGCGGGGCGCCGGTGGATGAAGCCGGAAACCCGATCCTCTACCCGGTGCCGGTCCGCTACGACGCCGCTGTGAGTGATGGTGAACGCTGGCGTTGGATGCTGAAACGGGCGACGGACCATGACCGGTCCCGCGCCGTTGCCGTTAAAATAACCCGGGCCGGCTTTCTGAGTCAGCAATTCGGGGTGGAAACCCTGGTCCGGGGTAACTGGCAGATGCCGCGGATTGACGAGGATGACCCCACTGCGGCCACGGCCACGCTGGCGCTTCATACCCTGGCCGATGACGAGACCGTCGCCCGGCTGGCTGCGGGAATCAAGCGGTTCCGCCTGCCACCGGAGTTCGACTTTATCCGGCTTTACAGGGACGTCGCCGCCGAACCCAAATCCAGCGATGCCGAATCCGCCCTCAACGCCCTGGCCGAACTCTTCACCAACCGGCGCCAATACGAGCAGGCGGCCGCCTATTGGCGCGAGAGCATCAAGGGCTATGGCGCGGGCCAGGAGAACTGGAAGCAGAAACGACTCGACCAGATCGTCGGCAACTGGGGGCGGTTCGAACCGGCCCTGACCCAGCCCGCCGGACAGGGGGCGTCGCTGGAGTATCGCTTCCGGAACGGAACCCGGGTGGTGTTGGATGCCCGGGAAATCAACGTCCCTGAACTGCTGGCGGACATCAAGGAGTACTTGAAGTCCAACCCGAAAGAGTTGGATGGCGGGCGGCTAGCCCTCGATAACATTGGCTTCATGCTGGTTGAAAAAAACCTGACCAAATACCTGGGGCGTGAAACGGCCCGCTGGGAGTTGCCCCTCACTCCGAAACCGCGTCACTTCGACCGGGTGGTAACCGTGAACACCGGACTCAAGACGGCGGGCGCCTATCTGCTGACCGCAACGATGGCGAATGGGAATGTGAGTAAAATCGTGGTCTGGGTGAACGATACCGTGATCGCCCGCAAGCAATCGGACAAGGCCGCCTGGTTCTATGTGGCGGATGCGGTCAGTGGTAAACCGCTCGAGGGGGTGAACGTCGAGTTCTTCGGGTACCGGCAGGATTACATCCAGAACTGGAAATCCATTGGCCGGCATTACAATGTCCTCACCACCGCCTTTGCCGAGACCACCGATCCGGATGGCCAGGTAACTGCCTCCCGGAAAGATATCGAGCACACCTACCAGTGGTTGATCACGGCTACCACCCCCGACGGCCGCCTCGCCTTCATCGGGTTCTCGCCGTTCTGGTATTGGCAGGATCAATATTCCGGTCAGGATTATAATCAGCGCAAAGTGTTTGGCATCAGCGACCGGCCGGTGTACCGGCCGGACCAGAAGGTGAACTTCAAATTCTGGATCCGCCAGGCCCGTTATGACGAGGACAACACCTCCGATTACGCCGATCAGGATTTTGCCGTCATCATCACGAACCCCAAAGGCGACAAGGTGTTTGAGAAAACCTACAAGACCGATGGCGTGGCCGGGCTGCAAGGCGACCTGATGCTCCCGAAGGATGCGGCGCTGGGTCAGTATTATGCCTATATCTGGAAGGGGGGAAGCAGTTGGGGTGGAATGAACTTCCGGGTGGAGGAGTACAAAAAACCTGAGTTCGAGGTGACGATTGATGCACCCAAGGAGCCCGTCATGCTGGGCGAGACGATGACCGCGACGATAAAGGCGAAATACTATTTCGGTGCCGCCGTGAAGAAGGCGAAGGTCAAGCTCAAGGTCACCCGCACCAGTTACAGTGCCAACTGGTACCCGCCCATGCCCTGGGATTGGTTCTATGGGCCCGGCTATTGGTGGTTTGCGTCCGACTACGCCTGGTTTCCCGGCTGGCGGGACTGGGGTTGCTTGTGCCCGCGCAGCTGGTGGTGGCCGGCTCCCTCTACCCCGCCCGAACTGGTGGCCGAGGCGGAAGTGCCCATCGGTGAGGATGGCACGGTGAAGTGGCCGATCGATACCCGGCTGGCGAAGGAACTGCACGGCGATACCGACCACAAGTATGAGATCACCGCCGAAGTGACCGACGAGTCACGGCGGACGATTGTCGGCCAGGGTACGGTGCTGGTCGCGCGTAAGCCCTTCAAGGTCACCGCCTGGGTCGACCGGGGGCACTACCGCCAGGGTGACGTGGTGAAGGCAGACTTTGCGGCGCGGACGCTCGACGGAAAACCCGTCAAGGGCGGGGGTGAACTGGTGCTTTACCGGGTCGGTTACAAGAACGGGACGCCGGTGGAGAGCGTAGTCCGGAAGTGGGAGCTCGACACGAATGAGGAGGGGCTGGCTTCCCAGAAGATTCAGGCCTCTGCAGCAGGCCAGTACCGGCTGTCCTACACCGTGAAGGATGAGAAGCGCCACTCCATCGAAGGCGGTTATGTGTTTGTGGTCCGCGGTGAGGGGTTCGATGGACGGGACTTCAAGTTCAGCGAACTCGAACTCATTCCCGAAGCCCGCGAATACCGGCCGGGCGACAAGGTGCGCCTGATGATCAATACCGATCATCCCGGGGCCACCATCCTGCTATTTGTGCGGCCGTCAAACGGCGTCTACCTGAAGCCGAAACTGCTGCGCCTGGCCGGGAAGAGCACGATCGAGGAAATTGAAGTGGTCCGGAAAGATATGCCCAACTTCTTTATCGAAGCCATGACGGTGTTTGATGGACGGCTCTACACCCAGACGCGCGAAATCATCGTTCCCCCGGAGAAGCGGGTTTTGAATGTCGATGTGCTGCCCTCGGCCGAAACCTTCAAGCCCGGTGAACAGGCGACGATCAAGGTGCGGGTCACGGACTTCTTCGGGCAGCCCCTGGCCGGTTCCACGGTGATGAGTGTGTATGACAAGGCGGTCGAATATATTTCCGGCGGCTCCAACGTGGAGGGGATCCGTGACTTCTTCTGGAAATGGCGCCGGCACCACACGCCCCACACGGAAAGCAATCTGGATCGATGGCTTTCGAACCTGACGCCTCCACGGATGTTGACCATGGATAACCTCGGGATATTCGGGGAAGGGGTGGTCGATGAGGTCGGGGAAACGTTTGGTCTGGTGAAACGAAAAGGTGAGGCAGGCCGCGGTAATGCACGATCCCTGAGAATGGCCGGGCGTGAAGACGGCATGGTGATGGCCGCCGCGAAGAGCAGCATGATGGAAATGGCGGCCCCGGCTTGCGCGCCAGCTGAAGGTATGAACGCATTGGCCTCAACATTGGATGGCGATCAAGGCGGGGGCGGTTCCGGCGCGGCCGTTGAGCCGGTGGTGCGCTCAGCCTTCGCTGATACCGCCTACTGGAATCCCGCGCTGGATACTGATTCCAACGGGATCACCGAGGTCAGCTTCAAGATGCCCGAGAATCTGACCGGATGGAAAATCAAGACCTGGGTAATGGGGCAGGGCACGAAAGTGGGGGAGGGCGTGGCGGAGGTAGTGACGGCCAAGAAGGTGATGCTCCGGTTGCAGGCCCCGCGCTTCTTTGTTGAAAAGGACGAGGTGGTGCTCTCGGCCAACATCCATAACGCCCTGAAGACCGACAAATCGGTTCAAGCCGTGCTGGAAGTGGACGGCGGGTGTCTGGAGCTGCAGGGCGCAGCCGCTGCGGGCAATCAGGTGGCAGCCGCCGTCCCGGCGGCTGTTGGGAAGCGGCAAGGAAGCCCGAATGCGTTCGCCGGGACGTCGAACGCCACCCTGATAAAAATCAAAGCGGGCGAGGATCAGCGCGTCGATTGGCGCGTAAAGGTCGTTCGCGAAGGAACGGCCGTCGTCCGCATGAAGGCCCTGACGGATGAGGAGTCCGATGCCATGGAGATGACCTTCCCGGTCTATGTCCACGGGATGCTCAAGACTGAATCCTGGTCAGGGGTGCTGCGGCCGGACCGTGACCGCCAGGACGTCACGGTCACGGTCCCCGCCGAGCGGCGGCCCGAGTCATCCCGGCTGGAGCTCCGTTTCTCGCCGACCCTGGCCGCTGCCCTGGTGGATGCGCTTCCCTATATGGTGGATTATCCTTACGGCTGCACCGAGCAGACGCTTAACCGGTTCCTTCCCACGGTGCTCGTTCAGAAGGTGCTCAAGGAGATGGGGCTGGATCTTTCGGCGATCCGGGATAAACAGACCAACCTGAATTCCCAGGAAATCGGCGATGACAAGGAGCGGGCGGCGCAATGGAAGCGGAGCCATCAGACTGATTCCGGGCAGGACCGTAACCCGGTGTTTGATGAGGCCGTGGTAAACGACATGGTGAAGCAGGGGCTCAAGGCGCTGACGGCCATGCAGTGTGACGATGGCGGGTGGGGCTGGTTCTCCGGCTGGGGCGAACACTCCTGGCCGCACACCACGGCCACGGTGGTGCATGGCCTTCAGATCGCAAAACAGAACGGGGTTGCACTGGTGCCCGGCGTGCTGGAACGGGGAGTGGACTGGCTCGGGAAATATCAGGCGGAGGAATTACGGAAGTTGAGGAATACCGCGTTGCATCTCACCCTCCTGGATGGCAAGGATCATGCCGATGACATGGATGCCTTCGCCTATATGGTATTGGTGGATGCGGGCAAGGACAGTTCCGCCATGCGCGACTCCTTGTACAATGGCCGGACGAATCTCTCGGTCTATGCCAAGGCGATGGTCGGACTCGCCCTGCATCGCAGCGGTCAGGTTGAAAAGCGGGATATGATCCTGCGCAATATCGGGCAGTATCTGGTCCGGGATCCTGAAAACCAGACCGCCCACCTCAACCTCGGGAACGACGGCTATAGGTGGTGCTGGTATGGCAGCGAGACCGAGGCGCATGCCTATTACCTGAAACTGCTGGCGGCGACGGAGCCCAAGGGAGAGGTGGCTCCGGAACTGGTCAAGTATCTGCTCAACAACCGCAAGCATGCCACCTATTGGAACTCCACGCGCGACACGGCATTGTGTCTCGAGGCCATGGCGGAGTATCTCAAGGCGAGCGGGGAGGATAAGCCCGACATGACGGTTCAGATTTATGTGGATGGCGCCAAGGTCAAGGAAAGCCGGATTACGGCTGACACGCTCTTCGCGTTTGATAACAAGCTGGTGATGGAAGGTCCCGCCGTGACCACCGGTAAACATCTGATCGAGGTGCGGCGAGTGGGGCGCGGGCCGGTGTATTTCAACACCTACTTGACCACCTTCACGCTGGAAGACCCGATCACCCGCGCGGGCCTGGAGATCAAGGTCAACCGGTCGTTCTATAAGCTCGTACCTGCCAAAAAGACCATCAAGGCGGCAGGCTCACGCGGTCAGGCGCTGGACCAGAAGGTCGAGAAATTTGAACGCCAACGGCTCACCAACGGAGATCGCCTCAAGAGCGGAGACCTGATCGAGGTGGAACTGGAGATCGCGAGCAAGAACGACTACGAATACATCCTCTTCGAAGACATGAAGGCGGCGGGCTTTGAGCCCGTAGACGCGCGGAGCGGCTACACGGGGAATGATCTGGGGGCCTACGTCGAGTTCCGTGATGAGCGGGTCTGTTTCTTTGTCCGTCAGTTGGCGCGAGGCCAGAACAGTGTGGCCTACCGGCTGCGGGCCGAGATCCCCGGCCGGTTCAGCGCCCTTCCGACCAAGGGCAGTTCCATGTATGCCCCGGAGTTGAAGGCCAATTCAGACGAGATGAAGTTACGGATTGAGGATTAATGGTACTTGCGCTTCTGTTTCGGCTCTGGCAGGTTTAAATTTATATGGCACGATTCATTATTCATGGCGGGAAGCGCCTTTCGGGAACCTACGTTCCAAGCGGCAATAAAAATGCCGTG from bacterium includes the following:
- the ppdK gene encoding pyruvate, phosphate dikinase, yielding MAATSDKKYVYSFGRGKTEGGASDKNLLGGKGANLAEMCHLGLPVPAGFTVSTECCVDFFANKSRFPKSLATEVEVALRQVETDMGMKFGDVKDPLLLSCRSGARKSMPGMMETVLNVGLCTKTIPGLISKTGNERFVYDSYRRLIMMYSDVVMEKSEGVEPAEGKGIRMQLEGIMHELKAKKGYKSDTDMTTEDLKGLCEKFKERVKKVLGKAFPDDPMDQMWGGVGAVFKSWNGKRAISYRRIEGIPDEWGTAVNVQAMVFGNMGDSSATGVAFTRNPATGENKFYGEWLINAQGEDVVAGTRTPSPLNDDTKNDQNKHLLSLEGQMPPIYKQLCKIRETLEKHYKDMQDIEFTIQEGKLFMLQCRNGKRTGTAALNMAMDMLAEKLIDEKTAVLRLEPQQLDELLHPVVDPKAEQTLKALCKGLPAGPGGACGQIVFTSTEAVKQAKAGKTVILVREETNPEDVEGMRAAMGILTARGGMTSHAALVARGWGKCCIVGASGLHVDVHAKKLTVGNVVLKEGAVVTLNGSRGTVFNGKVALVDNSENPRFQKFMQLVDKFRTMGVRANVETAEDARKARAFGAEGIGLFRTEHMFYGKGCDEPLFLLRKMILSKSAEERVSVLKKLFRFVKSDIKATLAAMDGLPVTVRLLDPPLHEFVPQSPAKQKELAVSLGISPKEVKARGEALHESNPMMGHRGVRLGITYPEITEMQIRAIFEAAAELIKSGKKCQPEIMIPVTCDINELKHQKAIVVAVYEDVIARKKIDAIPYLFGTMIEIPRAALLADRMAQEADFFSFGTNDLTQMTFGFSRDDIGGFMGEYLEQKVVAADPFQTIDQDGVGQLIKMSVEKGRQTKKHLKVGICGEQGGDPESVKFCFKTGLNYVSCSPYRVPIARLAAAHAALKG
- the tkt gene encoding transketolase, encoding MSKAIEVVANTIRGLAMDGVQKANSGHPGMPMGMADVAAVLFMNHLNHCPSRLDWPNRDRFVLSGGHGSMLLYSMLHLTGYDLPLSELAQFRQWGSKTPGHPEYGHTAGVEATTGPLGQGCAMATGMALAERMMAARFNSGAFAPVDHHTFVFCGDGDLMEGISHEAFSLAGHLGLNKLVVFYDSNRITIEGGTSLSYSDDVRKRFVGYKWNVLEIDGHNMDEIEKAIVAAKAEKDRPTLIITNTHIAQGSPNLHDSHKAHGEPLGVAEVKATKKALGLPEDKDFYVPDQVRELFAVRARELEAKVVAWEADYKKYAAAYPELAKTWQDCTKQELPADLEKLMPTFEKPEATRVSSGKVMQVLAKTMPWFVGGAADLAPSTKTFLEGMGSVLPGKFEGRNLHFGVRELGMSGVMNGLQLHGGFRVFGATFFVFSDYCRPTIRVAALMSLPTIYVFTHDSFYVGEDGPTHEPVEQLASYRCMPNVSVIRPADPTETVSAWIAALKNKSGPTVLLLTRQNLPVLDRKVYPAASNLEKGAYVLWQSAEGTPDLILIGTGSEVSLALEAAKEVAKGGKIVRVVSMPSWDLFEKQSAEYRAQVLPADCKKRLAIEAGCSMGWAKYVGCKGRTLSLDTFGASAPAQVLAEKFGFTTANVVKLAKEVLG
- a CDS encoding putative toxin-antitoxin system toxin component, PIN family, with product MIAAVFDTNVVISGVLSPNGSPGKLLNAVLDGLCQPVVTDSVLAEYEVVLSRPKFGFPSSRIHSLLDAIRSRAVFAPFAPVMNAGSLPDADDVIFIEAAFGLNVPIVTGNAKHFPKQVVKHIPILSPAEFLTRFYGA